The genomic DNA aatttatgggtCACGATTTTTTGTAAACGAGGCAacgaaatataattaaaagtcTCAAAATGAATTAACGCTTTGAGgaacttaaataatattttttttgtgaaaaataaaagatgaaAAGATTCTTAaagcaatttatttatatagggACCAGTGGATCGGGCAAGACTTATGCATCGATGCTCCTGCTCAGACAACTCTTTGACGTAGCCGGTGGTGGCCCCGAGACCGATGCTTTTAAACATCTCGCCGCGGCTTTTACTGTTTTACGCTCCCTCGGCTCCGCCAAGACTGCGACCAACTCCGAAAGCTCCAGAATTGTAACATTTCACTCACCAcctctttacaaaaaaaaaatttccacccctaaataaaaaacatttttctagGGTCACTTCATCGAAGTCCAAGTGACTGACGGCGCTCTGTACAGGACAAAAATCCACTGCTACTTTTTGGACCAAACCCGCGTCATTCGACCGCTGCCTGACGAGAAAAactatcatatattttatcagaTGTTGGCTGGGCTGTCTCATGACGAGCGcggtattcaaaattttttttttttattcgtaacaaaataaatttttgcaaaataataaaaattattatttaaattttccagtTAAATTACATCTAGAGggatacaatttaaaaaatctccggtACTTGCAACACGGGGACACGAGACAAGACGAAGCTGAAGACGCTATTAGATTCCAAGCATGGAAAGCGTGTCTAGGTATTATATAATCttaatttgtatatttatctGCTAAAATAAAAAGGCCTTTACTGAATACAAATCAGGGAGAcaataaaaatgagtaaataagtcggtaattaaattattattccaGGTGTGTTGGGGATACCATTTTTGGACGTAGTCAGAGTTCTCGCGGCAGTTCTGATCCTCGGTAACGTGGGATTTACCGACGGCCCTGGCGTCGAGGTCAGCGTAATTGGAGAAAATGAGTTGGCATCAGTCGCGGCACTTTTGGGGGTCCCACCCTCCTCTTTATTGCGCGGTCTTACCTCGAGGACTCACAATGCGCGCGGTCAATTGGTTAAATCTGTGTGCGACGCCAACATGGTAAGTTCTGCTACGtctctaatttattttatcgatgataataattgacatagtttatattattatcattattaatattttaatggtAGTAATGAGAAGTAATTATGATTGTAGTCAAATATGACGAGAGACTCTTTAGCGAAAGCACTTTACTGTCGCACTGTAGCGACGATAGTGAGACGAGCCAACAGTTTGAAGAGACTTGGCTCAACTCTTGGTACACTTTCATCGGATTCCAATGAATCGGTTCACAATCAGGCTGAGGTCACTAGCCAGCATGCGTCAACAATCGGTAGTTCtgcaggtaattttttttcttttaatcaatGGACGGTtctacgaaaaaataaaaatgaaaaatgtgtTAAATAAAAGGAGGAACAGGATCCCGCAGCATGGCGGCGTTGAACAACGCGGTCCGTCACGCCACCGATGGGTTCATCGGGATCCTCGATATGTTTGGATTCGAGGACCCGAAGCCGAGTCAACTGGAGCATCTGTGCATAAATTTGTGCGCGGAGACGATGCAGCACTTTTACAACACCCACATATTCAAGAGCTCGATCGAGAGCTGTCGAGACGAGGGCATACGCTGCGACGTCGAGGTCGATTATGTTGACAATGTGCCTTGTATCGATTTGATATCCTCTCTGGTAAGAGCTCCTCCAAtctcaaattaatattatgcacacccacatatatattttccccCAGCCACTGTTTGATCTCGATAATAAATACATGCATCGCCGCCCTCTACTCCCGACCCCACTCATTATAAATCTATGTCACTAAATTTTCAGCGCACTGGTTTACTGAGCATGTTAGACGTCGAATCCTCGATGCGTGGAACTGCTGAGAGTTACGTTGCCAAAGTTAAAGTGCAGCATAAGCAGAACCCAAGATTATTTGATCCAAGAAGTCTCGACTGTCGGTCCTTTGGCATTCAGCATTTTGCCgggaaaataatttacgatGCTTCGGATTTTCTGGGTACATACtcgcttatttatttatttatctgtttACTTAgggactaattaatttatcattttatttttttatcaagacaCAAACAAAGACATTGTCCCAGATGACCTAGTTGCTGTTTTCTACAAGCACACATGCAACTTTGGGTTCGCCACCCACTTATTTGGCAGTGAACTGAAAGCACTTTATGCCAGCGATACTGTGCCACGTGGTGTCAGCTTTAGAATATCACCGACTTCACACACTGATTTGTTAGTATTGTcattgcactgtaaaaaaatcgagtgaattagaattttattcaaacacTCTGAGTTCCGGGAAacaaaatcactccgcatgtgaaaaaatttattccttCAACTTCATAAGAGCGAAAGTTTCCTTAATTTGAGTCAGTAATTTACTCCGAAATTTTACTGCGATTTCACTCCGggtagtttttttataattaattttttccaaatttccttgggagtgaaattcactcccagggaatttaatgaataaaaatcccaccggattcactccgcgaattttttacagtgtgattaaataaataattaattaattaagtgagatagtaaagaaatgaaaagtaaatttaataataaaaaaaataaataatagactTTATTGTAGATTAAATGGTGACGAGCCAATATCTACACTCACTCAGGACTTCCATACACGTCTTGATAATTTACTACGTACGTTAGTACACGCACGTCCACATTTCGTACGTTGTATCCGTAGCAACGCGACCGAAACGCCTTTACATTTAGATAGGAGAGTTGCAATGCGACAAATACGTTCTCTTCAAGTACTTGAGACTGTTAATTTAATGGCTGGAGGTAGacaattactttattattattattattattattattattattattaattttatttgtagttGTACTGGCACTTGCTCTTGTTggctattttaatttaagcgAGCGAGTTAACGGCGGACGGTTTTGGGAACTGGAGCAATGAAAGTTTACTTTTctagataatttatatatatttatatacattaacAGGATATCCACATCGAATGCGTTTCAAGGCGTTCAATGCGCGGTACAGACTGATTGCGCCGTTCAAGCAGCTGCGACGATCCGAGGAGCAGGCTGTCGAGGACACTAAACTTATTTTGCAAAATGCACAGCAAGTTAAGAGCAAGTTTGGCGCGAGTACCAGTTGGGCACTCGGAAAACGTCACATTTTTTTGAGCGAGGGGATAAGACAGCAGCTGGAAAATTTGAGATCTGAAACACGTCGGAAGGCTGCCACTGTCATACaggttctttttttttaatttttatcgaatttagatctttaggtaaaattaaattttgaaaattaattctgTCGGTTTTAAAAGAGATCTTGGATCAATAGCTCAGGACATTCAATATTTTGTGGccattatttacaataataataataataataattttttatcatagaCGACATGGCGCGGATGGCGCGTTAGAAGAAGATGGCCAGTGAGACGCATCCCTCTTTCACTACCAACCGGAATTATTTCCAAACACACCCAGCACTCAAACAACGGAACCCACCGCAATGTCACCAGTACGACAACCGGAACCCGACCCCGGCCGCAGCCGATCGCCGGCACTCCTCCTCCAGATCCTACCGAAAAGTGCGCGGATCAAAAAATGATCCAGCAAACCTGCACTCTCTTTGGACTTGACCTCGTAAGTTCCACTTCTCCGTACTTCTGACCAATCCCACCCTCCAGTGCACTAATttgcaaataattaatttatctaacAGGAGAGACCGCCTCCAGTGCCACCGAGTAGATCCTACACAGTAACGGGAAATACAAAACTCGGTTATCCTCAAACGCGTGTCATGAAAATGCCATTCccaggtaaataaattttgcagtcaacaattacatgttcaattttgatgtttatattagggtgcttttatttctgcgactatttttattttcactcccatcccgaaattttgttggaaataccctcaaaaaaattccctgcgAGTTTGAGTCCGTAGTAAtcttgggtttttattttttaaacttctataactccgcggcattttatatcatctcgcccaaagtcgggattttctcaaaattaaatgctctacaaaagtgcccgcggtcgcgaagtcgtaactcatacgggtggggtagtacggacctctaaatcgatttttttatagaattcttgttttttctctcagaaaaaatttttttacagaaaaaatgtaaatgacaattttataggaaattcaattctctacaaaaaaagtccttagcaccgaatcactcagattgatattttctgagatatgAGTAAAATAACAAATCAATGTTTTCTAAGATTTGATTCGACATTTTATGAGAATTCAATGCTACGtaaacttcaataattaatatctcagGAAATATCAATATTAGTGATTTGGTGctcaggaccttttttgtaggaaataaaatttcctataaaattgtcatttacattttttctgtagaaaaattttttctcagagaaaaaacaagaattctataaaaaaattagatttagagctccgtactaccccacccgtatgagttacgacttcgcgaccgcgggcacttttgtagagcatttaatttagAGAAAATCCCGACTTTGGGCaagatgatatcataaaatgccgcggagttatagaagtttaaaaaataaaaacccaagaTTACTAAGGACtcacgatcctgaagttagcagacaattaaaaatttttggattttattttgaacatttaaatttaaaaaaaaaaaaaatcaaaaatgcacatgtagaaaattttaaaaactacaggtgcaattttttcaaaatttttttttttataatttactgtctaaaataaaatccaaaaattattagacgtcggctaacttcaggatcataaggACTCAAACTcgcagggaatttttttgagggtatttccaacaaaatttcgggatgggagcgaaaaaaaaaatagtcgcagaAATAAAAGCACCATAGTATAAATGAATGTATGAATTTTTGTCCAGAAGAAGGCGAAGGAGAAGTTGTTTTGTTGAAAGGCGAGACGGTTTTAGTTATCGGCGCATCGGCTCGACGCGGGCATCTTCTTGTCGAGCACAACAACGTGACCCTCCACGTGCCCTATCAGTTCATGGAATTGAAGCCGTgtaatattaacatttaattatttatttaaacatttattacttatattaaATCACAAGACtcttactattaattattattactattaaaaaaaaattatacgttACATTTGAGTGTAATTGCCAATAAATTGCCATAGGAATTTTTATATGTagtaatttaaagaaaataattaacagaACTGCTATTATTGTCTTCCATAGTTAAGATAAATttctatattaaaataatgatgagGATGTAGAAATATAAAcgtacaaaatataaatttataattattattattatatacttttaaatcaataaaataaattttatttgaattctcAGTTTGCCACCGAATCTTTCCATTCTTGacggattaaaattttttttctgtttactttttaatcttgaaagaaataaaactcGAAGAAGCTGAATGTAAAGGGGTGGGGGAGAAgccgaaataaataaaagaggatgtggaaaaatttttcaatggatACAAAGAAACGGGAGAAAATTCATCGACAAATAAGTTGAGACTCGGTAGGAAATACGGTTCGATAAATTCTTTTGACGCCTTGCCTTGACGTGtcgtctatatatatgtatatatatgagcgtggaaatattatctttttgtagtaaaaatatgtatatatatatttcgtattttttttttttatatttccgcTTTTCTTGTACGATCTTTAGTTTTCCTGGACTTTCTTTTTATATTAGCTAACCTTCCTCGGCAATCTCACTCAAGTTGTTTCACAGTCTGCGAACACATTTCGAAGGAACTTTGATGTCGAATACGAGACGCCAGCGAGTTCTGGCCTGAGCgaactgataaaaaataaataaattcaatcgAGTAAAATTAAACTCgctcattttaaattttatcatttttattggtGGATGTAAATAAAAGTGCGACGACAAATCGGGAAATTACGctctcaaaaatatattttatattaaatgcgAGGATATCAGAGCTTGTATTTTTACTGCCGCTGCAGCTGGTCCATTAAATTTCTTCAAgctttagtatttatttaatatatatgttgctTGTCAACTTAAAGTAGTCCTTGATGTAtcatattactttttttatgtataaaaatatataaaaagcaGCTATTACgcttcttaaataattttttgtcatcaGGATTACTTGAAGCGAAGCTTTTTTACGCCCGTTTTAGGTGGAGACCCATAACTCTGCCATTTTTCGAAATAACTACACACAATACTgccattttttgttaattttcacGTATACAAGATTTATTTTCGGGCAGACGACACTCGGAGTTTCGTCCTGTTTTGACTTCTTtatactgtgtgaccatttctaTCCACAGTAGTCTATAATTCTGCCCGTTTTGGGAATAAGAACGCGCAGTCTTACcattatatttcaaaattaaattatattaatcaatGATTAGGGTTTTATGTAAACCACGAAAGAAGCTTCTCTTTTCTCGGGTGTTCCATGAcacataggggagggtggggcagagcggccccctaagcgaattattactttttgtggctttcaaccataagatcactttccTTTTGTCCTTCGAAcgaatttatggacattttgccaaaattctgaaaaaaaaaaatttttttgtggggcagagcggctcccctccaaaaagtgataaaaaatttttttttttcatttttttttttttaaattgttttcatcattgagaatgtatttctttctcttgacaactatttctggttttatattactcgaaaaaaattttttaaggtgtaataaatcgttcactctcgattaccttaattactaattgttatttaataaaaaaaaaaaaaacaattctatagttttactttatttcaaaaatttatcaactaaaaaaaaaatttttattaatataaatttttgtgaccaaATTTGGCTCTTATATAGAAAAagggccgaaaaatatgaaaaaataattttttcggaagtttcggctggtccattttgccccaggtgttatgcgtaggtctagaaatgtggaattataataatttttttttgaatttgacaataaaaatatgaaaaaatcactttttcaaaatttttgggttgtccattttgccccaggtgtcatacgtagggctaaaaatgcgcaaatatatcggatttatagtaatcagacgaaaaaaaaaaaattttctttttgatcaaaatttcaggggggccgctctgccccacccacCCCTACGTCTTTTTCCTTATCTACGATATAGCGAATACACAcgtgagatttttttttttcattactagtaattatattaatttttcttataataagTAGTTACGTCCATTTTTCATCagactatatttttattctgtacTCCAAAAAACTGAGCACGAATtcgcaagtaataaatttttttaatgagtagTCAGTGCCAGTTTAAGTCAgacgtaattaaaaaaagtagaaatgTCTCTTTAGTCAGacataaaaactatttttataaaaatgaaaaacttttATGAAAATGAGGGAatgatccaaaaattattattgggttgaaatttgatttaaaaaaatcaaaaaactttttttaacactagTGATAACTCGCGTTTTTGATCAGAcaggaattaatttttttattaaagaaaataaaataaaaatattttactacttTCCATTGAAGAAAAACTTCCTGAGATTAAAATTTGCTACGCGCGCAAtaactttttactattaacgtaaatatatatttattttaattgtcagTAACGTGACCATATTTCAAGGTTTAGACTCCATAATTTTTATCTGTCCTCagcaaaaatatatacatatatatttttatctcaatcCCGATTGTCGGGTATCTGACCTATGACGTCAATTCAGTTTATTAATCtcgtaaaaaatatcattcgtTTTATATTGCCCGTAAAAAGTATCACAATAgaatatgcatatatatatcagggtaataaaaaaattaaatatctccTTATTGTCGTCAGTCATCACGTCAATAACTTAAACTAATAGCGACTTTTTACTGCGAGCAATCGGCTGCTTATACTTTTATCCTTAGAAGTAAAAAGCTCTGGAAtttcttaatatatttttttacgtttcgATAACATCAGAACAGAAAGATACTTTTTGCAAAGAGTCGGAAAAAAATCCGACGTCGTTTTCAGCTTTTCACTGAGGCTTTAATGCAATTGAAAACACAGCTTATCCAAAAAGGTACacgagcaagaaaaaaaatgatagcaAGCTCTGAGAAGTCAGAAAAGTAAAGACGCTTTCACAGGATTCAAACGAGTCTTATGTGTGCATGTATAAGACCAAAAAGAAGTATAGTGTCGTAGAGGGCGCGCAAAACGAATCAACTGGCAGGGATGTTTGCATAACCCTGATTCCTAAGGGAGTCTAGTCGATCGAATTCAAATCGAAGAAACCAGTCGACTGTAATACGAGcaagataaaatttacgaGGTTAAAACTTACTACTTCGACGGTTGTGTttgcattttaaataaaatctttaaCTATTTCGTAGACTGTACATTTAGAGTTTTCAtgttttgaaatttcgatttagatttatcgaaatttcGATTGTTAAATTGGCTGACGTTGATTGCGACGAACGGAGCCACGGAAAATGAGAGGTTGGATTTAAAATTgcggaaatttatttaaagtatttgatttttaattattagcgGGCTGATGAAAGGGAAAAATTTGAACCcgggtaattttttaatttttctgactCTTTcgactgatttttataatcgcaaattaagtaaattatgggattcatttccttgcatggaaaagaaaatttactgTAACCTCAGCGAAATTtcggttttttcaattttcaaattgatgaaatttaagaattttgggaaatggaaaaaaaaattgcgatcCACTTCTCGGTTGATTCAAAAGGAAAACAAACTTGTCCCAATACCTGTACAtggaacaataaaaaataagtgaaaagAATCTGGTCGCGTGTAAAGTTTAAATCAGAAAAGAAACCGGTTTAATAGAGAGAAAAGTATAAAGAAAAGCAGATGCCTTCTGGGCGTAAAGAAAACTTGGGGACTTTGTCATTTTTATCGGCAGCCCGATATCCCTCGCCCATGATTGGCCCATGGAACTTTTCTGATCCGTCTTTTGCTTCTCTTATAAAACTTAAAGATCTCACCTCAGCTCGAGGCTGCCCAGCTTTCTATACGTAAATCACCtgttctttctctctctcctTCGGTCCAGCCCCTTCCCTCTATTCTCCGTCATTCCGAACTCTCATTCTCCAATCGATGCTCTTTGTCCCGCCTCGTCCTCAAATCCATGCCAGGGGTGCCTCATTCTCATCCTCATTCTCATCCTCGTTCTACTTTTTTCCACCCTTTCTTTTGCTTTCTCGCGAGACATCCGTTTGTCCAACTTAAAAACTCTTGGAATCAAATGTGATAGTAACCGGGAGGAAGTTGGCGGCGTACCCACGCCTTCTATATCTTGTGGAGATTTTGATTGCGTTTGCAAATGCCGGGAAATCTTTGTCAACTTCTCGTCCATACTCTCAgaaaatgaaccagtgaaatttcactgattctcCAGTGAAATCCACTAATTCACCAGTGACTAaaagttcactggttgaatcagtggaatttcactggttcattttagAAGAGTAGTCTTCTGATATAACGCTAGCACATAAAagtgaaggaaaaaaatttatacttaaaataCCGCGTCTGTGGTCTAGGATTTCTCTAGGACTTCTCTATACTATCGATACTTTTATATAAGAAAACGTCATCCATACAATTCATGCTTGCAATCTTTACTTACTTGTCCCCTGTGAATTACTTTTCTCCTtatacttttcatttttttcttttttttataacaacttttattagattttttattcttcttaaaattttttttttagacgaagaatctataaaattatttttacttactaaTTATTACGCGATAAAATTCAAACTAAAACAGACGTTCTGagttaatatttacttttttagatttaaaatggaattttttcagCCGtgggtacaaaaaaaatttctattttaattagttttgtGTTTTCTTAAAGTAAACTATAGATAGTAATCTATAGTAATTGTTGATATTAATCCTAattgagttgaaaaaaaattttagtcagTAAATTCTCTActgattttgtaaaaaaatttttttgaataatttgaggttagaaaaaattttctctcatCTAATAAATTTGACATCGAATCAAACTCAAAATAAGACacgaaatttttcaatttaatttttctcggctaaaataaaattgaatttaaataacccGCCAATTAGTTGTCTAATTTGGtcacctaataatttttaaaaattcaaataaataatttgtaggaatcAGAGGTTAGAAAATTTCCACTAgttcttaaataataaatatttcgataaatttttgatcacTTACCTCTTACCTGGTACTAAATATAAATcctaaaaaaccataaaataaaattttcagagccaggtaataaaaaaaggtaTTTCAATTCTAACCACTTGTTTTCTTTATTCTATAACGCATACGTACATTAAAACTCTCTCTTaacttctaaaaaatttaatcttacccaacataaaatatatatatataataattaaaattactaacaattattttttaccaaattCCCGTCCCCCAAATCGtcatttgatttcaaaaattccactataatgaaattttttattttacatttattttttattttattcgaattcattatattttaattaataaacaaattgatttattcatttattattaatattatttacacaTGACACAAgtgggttttaaaataaataattaaaacaaattaatgagACACGCTTCGTTGATATGTAAACtctacataataataataataaataataatttatttattgtacgAGTTTGAGAGCAGATCCGCGGGTGGATCTGCGTGCTGACTAGTCACGCAGCCGCAACATCACGGACCTGCTCTCTTACATTTTCACTTGCTAATTATCTCTCACATTCTAAATAGTACACTATCTCTTGCTTCCGAGCACCacatacatattatatatatatagacaataaacatacacatacatgtaCATGTACATTATACATTACACATTTTACATTATtacattatacatatatatagttttGCGAATAATcttgcaatatatatataatacaaggTGTCCCAAAAGTGCCGCACATAAACCAAGGGGTAGATAAGGGGCGCAATTCTGACACGAAAAGTCCTTTTATGTTTTTCAGTTTTATGCACAGGTAAAACTTACGCGGGTAAGAATATTTAGCCGAAAGTGcgtcgaaaaatttaaatccggGTGAAATCGCTCCGaaatcgtaaaattttattgggaCAGGCCGaaatttggctgaaaatttattatttctaataaacaGACCGAAAATTGGCTGAAATTTGGCCGAAATCACACCGAAACTGTAGAATTTATTGGGACAGGCAGAAAGttgactgaaaatttattatttctaataaacaGACCAAAAATTGGCTGAAATTCGGCCGAAATCACACCGAAACTGTAGAATTTTATTGGGACAGGCCGAAAGttggctgaaaatttattatttctaataaacaGACCGAAAATTGGCTGAAATTTGGCCGAAATCACGCCGGAAATGTAGAATTTTGTTGGGAAAGGCCGGAAGTTGGCCGGAAAAACGCTGAAATTTTAGTATTCCTACCAAACAGGCCGAATATAGACTGAAATTCGGCCGAAATCACACCGAAGCCGTATAGAATTATATTAGAACAGGCCAAAAGTTTGCCGAAAATATGACGAAATTTTGGTATTCTTAATACACAGGCCAAAAGT from Microplitis mediator isolate UGA2020A chromosome 7, iyMicMedi2.1, whole genome shotgun sequence includes the following:
- the LOC130671598 gene encoding unconventional myosin-IXb isoform X6 — translated: MATLGLSKVFILDKYFTELQKFWETEKKLQDASSSNEASHLQQRLKTLSTELVTLRNRLHVSQPGSNGAANGVNNTIASPAPGSGSGGVGPGPAGAGSVATLATASCDKGAPTAAPAVPPRNTQSHNNVVPHPIGHSSGHSVTASAIIHPHANHSTANDLGHNSTANNLISDLERSKRSDDGLVSCVTALSSFRSPPISRIIADVKGSGKGHLTQRCITKSGQSVSQNSTTLEDLIHLPGPLTEDAVLKCLQARFCAKQYHTNVGPILVSINPYTDVGNPLTLTSTRTVPLAPQLNKVVQEAVRQQSETGYPQAIILSGTSGSGKTYASMLLLRQLFDVAGGGPETDAFKHLAAAFTVLRSLGSAKTATNSESSRIGHFIEVQVTDGALYRTKIHCYFLDQTRVIRPLPDEKNYHIFYQMLAGLSHDERVKLHLEGYNLKNLRYLQHGDTRQDEAEDAIRFQAWKACLGVLGIPFLDVVRVLAAVLILGNVGFTDGPGVEVSVIGENELASVAALLGVPPSSLLRGLTSRTHNARGQLVKSVCDANMSNMTRDSLAKALYCRTVATIVRRANSLKRLGSTLGTLSSDSNESVHNQAEVTSQHASTIGSSAGGTGSRSMAALNNAVRHATDGFIGILDMFGFEDPKPSQLEHLCINLCAETMQHFYNTHIFKSSIESCRDEGIRCDVEVDYVDNVPCIDLISSLRTGLLSMLDVESSMRGTAESYVAKVKVQHKQNPRLFDPRSLDCRSFGIQHFAGKIIYDASDFLDTNKDIVPDDLVAVFYKHTCNFGFATHLFGSELKALYASDTVPRGVSFRISPTSHTDLLNGDEPISTLTQDFHTRLDNLLRTLVHARPHFVRCIRSNATETPLHLDRRVAMRQIRSLQVLETVNLMAGGYPHRMRFKAFNARYRLIAPFKQLRRSEEQAVEDTKLILQNAQQVKSKFGASTSWALGKRHIFLSEGIRQQLENLRSETRRKAATVIQTTWRGWRVRRRWPVRRIPLSLPTGIISKHTQHSNNGTHRNVTSTTTGTRPRPQPIAGTPPPDPTEKCADQKMIQQTCTLFGLDLERPPPVPPSRSYTVTGNTKLGYPQTRVMKMPFPEEGEGEVVLLKGETVLVIGASARRGHLLVEHNNVTLHVPYQFMELKPCNINI